The proteins below are encoded in one region of Candidatus Tanganyikabacteria bacterium:
- a CDS encoding periplasmic heavy metal sensor — protein MAKTYWSWVVAALAAGSVLSGPALAADSRGGQDQVSQQQAQKGRSVSKLFDALELSPEQRSSCLAVVRQGWEVNRSLRQDAQETWHELMATLRRPEVSLDQALTMQRKLSRLQQALAEKRLETWFAMRKLLTPEQLDRLSSLRLDTTLWLEEESGEPRDTKQRRNDLR, from the coding sequence TTGGCGAAGACGTACTGGTCGTGGGTCGTCGCGGCTTTGGCCGCCGGCTCCGTCCTGTCCGGTCCCGCCCTCGCGGCTGACTCGCGGGGAGGACAGGATCAGGTCTCGCAGCAGCAGGCCCAGAAGGGGCGGTCGGTCTCCAAGCTCTTCGACGCGCTCGAGCTTTCGCCCGAGCAGCGATCCAGTTGCCTGGCGGTCGTCAGGCAGGGCTGGGAAGTCAACCGTTCCCTGCGGCAGGATGCCCAGGAGACCTGGCACGAACTCATGGCGACGCTGCGCAGGCCCGAAGTCTCGCTGGATCAGGCCCTGACCATGCAGCGCAAGCTCTCCAGGCTCCAGCAGGCGCTGGCCGAGAAGCGGCTGGAAACCTGGTTCGCCATGCGCAAGCTCCTCACCCCCGAGCAGCTCGATCGGCTCTCCTCGCTGCGTCTGGATACGACGCTCTGGCTAGAGGAAGAAAGTGGCGAGCCGCGCGATACCAAACAGCGCCGGAATGACCTCCGTTAG
- a CDS encoding sigma-70 family RNA polymerase sigma factor → MTSVRANPRTASAPGDEELIARAQRGDGAAFGDLVRRMQDRVFNLAYRMTGDREMAADVTQDAFLRAYRSLGKLREPGRFSSWLLKIVSNLSLDALQAKGTVSLDALLEEGDEHLPVSGSDPVDALEGVIADEAIAAALDKVPPVYRQVLVLRHIEDLPYEKIAEMLEIPLGTVKTRLFRGREQLRQFLTQGGLVP, encoded by the coding sequence ATGACCTCCGTTAGGGCCAATCCGCGCACTGCGTCCGCCCCGGGCGACGAGGAGTTGATCGCCCGGGCGCAGCGTGGCGACGGCGCGGCCTTCGGCGATCTGGTCCGGCGCATGCAGGACCGGGTGTTCAACCTGGCCTACCGCATGACCGGCGACCGCGAGATGGCCGCCGACGTCACCCAGGACGCGTTCCTGCGGGCCTACCGCTCCCTCGGCAAGTTGCGCGAGCCGGGGCGCTTCTCGTCGTGGCTGCTCAAGATAGTCAGCAACCTCTCGCTGGACGCGCTGCAGGCCAAGGGAACGGTGTCGCTGGATGCCCTGCTCGAGGAGGGCGACGAGCACCTGCCGGTCTCGGGCTCCGATCCGGTGGACGCCCTCGAGGGCGTCATCGCCGACGAGGCCATCGCCGCCGCCCTGGACAAGGTGCCGCCGGTGTACCGGCAGGTCCTGGTGCTGCGGCACATCGAGGACTTGCCCTACGAGAAGATCGCGGAAATGCTGGAGATTCCGCTTGGCACGGTCAAGACGCGGCTGTTCCGGGGGCGCGAGCAATTGCGCCAGTTTCTGACCCAGGGAGGGCTGGTGCCATGA